A single Acropora palmata chromosome 5, jaAcrPala1.3, whole genome shotgun sequence DNA region contains:
- the LOC141880467 gene encoding uncharacterized protein LOC141880467 codes for MSLQVQDVLNALQQMQKSLECSICLELLKDPHSTKCNHQFCGQCIRKVLEKSSKSSKNKWYCPLCKTPVSKRSLTPNPTLSEIVAAVRNLQVAIQDDTGIPAGSPPLEPSKPCLLDANTSVSGHPTNDLLCTSKEVTADEDVQGHQPQSVSKANIRLCLRASEVGQRKVPIVKSKKPKGTNSKCTRNTRHSKRISQKNGEVEHSSEKSMNMDLLHMIDTMSFQPASNTDIMDSSKDFILVPSTHESKQSDESMSSHELSKSTKKAEMGEQDSRCENISFSVEQLNETTRCLTTIAEADSSSICRISCDAKIAPNNSTLLCDVANTDTQANEAAVSSTKFESSPQNTVDTMQSLSILPPLGCFEEVDICDANKDAAFEKSEEISDEGLEGNLVQQTCSALDGFRPESQDESHQNHEDITCEEMKGNMRIATEVCSLDNQAKPRMELSTEAAIEDQEDDCGRNVGEIDGMNTAMAAEKERKMETRIREDGDVYHHNKSSRDEPNDVAYQDDGESDSNPAEAFVSECQKEPIDIDSKGCKMQQSLRCEVADSSVPNDVSEKGVSDLAEQSLDFEGLVSLFDDPSERRIDTQRDEVENAKSCEDIFERDGQTSQMKEYCQAELQHMENIDAGRANLKKRKREIELEDDPGSRSRSGPEAAEKETSPSKQSAYSVNEFDTYHESKLPTSQVGARKKLKVSNRSSLVKTSPVVEGIIKQNSQGPCGGFIASDKGEADVGFNGDELEVNGFSFSQKEFPNEIVPNSASTSNTPNSVLINPMIVYADHTLYDLQTSVITRKEYCSSLERRNSGHEGRTKTANHTSETRGDVQGQSQEQTLNDLEPWINFTASTNSNPDRRESMPAEISQRDVPRCLIAEGQEGEENKDEQSGGSKDASSDASESILVTRKRKYETNEGVKMEYHHRIDDTQALTHDVRFSREQNATTHSPDVDICHLSKSCPGNVVESVGKTSCELLAALSTVSTPTQNSLDSLGEDTVTPCLFGNNSCEASQETKSNRDQNREMSELNSIPENQDNKSNISRDVVPFENDTDEESSYADKASSKTGLEGMKAREKCRPTEVRSPCFRVNTLSNDNPDDEGTQSFGTFQSISILQDVGVLSQEQQEYTGTCNDALVHQTSHVQNGNNAASSWAEPLPKGGSSLHPLPQEVDRSGSHDGEKGRGKGRASFSQLTDSEVIPPTPPVRATTRLNFAGDAPSIIKESRSVKDATKGKAEKQHEYPITSKQMKHIQNRDCCKSPTSIDQGNRVSTTKETTRVLLLTDDFSSANEVAADVSSDTTDRVSKYDNDTFPVPKQRQDRVAATIRHDCKSSKDTERHLESPSRRGAVEEILGSKAGNSSQNGINREKARNENHDGVRSNKRTEKDFQRKRSPEESNPNYYPCSALLQKTIDDEDTFDYSGTQSKVKHKSNFQGGRSCIPAIHDDTKDLHYLTEDKHNRFEDLSKAEHDYQDLDDEFVKRADSSKESKGGRVVVDDEDCLSIDERDVTFNKDVTGKLLHEDDGEESSDDEALLKPAFLSKESKSATNDGDCQEDVEDIDEDEEAILSQELLLSENDDGVISSSFKALDSTCASSATFLSEAAASTQKMEVLRQDVEAMEREMEELRAYLANADESREAGTDPGIEGVVSGDEVDSQCDAPDMQPSLTPPPPLTPKSIPPMRQLATPLKEASRYLDHEGQSSDEENECSVDTVNNPVTGSQSLTCSSLDKPELIVEKRRGSPVKPARKRPFSPGFETDGESVQAMERRLVETPSPPSSKGAVEILNDGDKLIALEDRDSDSRSGSLLLVKKRKLSGDFIPKKSPVVSLLFRKSRKNLREPSVISKPEKQPGGSSPVVKRSSSFLYSRKRGSCISPISGAQLTPRTQSANDALLDTVSRNRGNSQKEEILETGENISFSDESRKSGPSKDVLSESFSDEHRPSPDLVLTVVKDITNSKVATDERERRNSSGCERTRQLSFVATRLNRQQLADARALAEAFGGKLASEFNSKTSHVIMATDENMQVTRHSYTMKYLLGLSLGKWIVSHHWIVACKQAKTLVSEANYEVKGDSGLGQNSVPRKARKARAKKGTLLFHEFDVLCFGGFGAAVRRGQLCQLLKFCGARVFVDAESLITADVGRRKVVVIDKETRENVEEIKVLSRQLKTKAVSLEWATDSIANYKVQDFRDYIVKL; via the exons ATGTCTCTTCAGGTTCAGGATGTGTTGAATGCCCTTCAGCAAATGCAAAAGAGTCTCGAATGCTCGATAtg CCTTGAGCTGTTGAAGGACCCTCACTCTACTAAGTGCAATCATCAGTTTTGTGG CCAGTGCATCAGGAAGGTTCTTGAGAAAAGCAGCAAATCTTCTAAGAACAAGTGGTATTGCCCTCTCTGCAAGACACCGGTTTCAAAGAG AAGTCTTACACCAAATCCTACACTGAGCGAAATTGTTGCTGCTGTGCGTAATTTACAAGTGGCGATTCAAGATGATACAGGAATTCCTGCAG GGTCTCCTCCTTTAGAACCATCGAAACCTTGTTTGCTTGATGCTAATACCTCAGTCAGTGGGCATCCAACGAATGATCTTCTGTGTACGTCAAAAGAAg TTACTGCCGATGAAGATGTACAGGGTCATCAACCTCAGTCTGTATCCAAGGCCAACATCAG GTTGTGTTTGCGGGCCTCCGAAGTTGGACAAAGAAAAGTACCAATTGTGAAGTCAAAGAAACCAAAAGGCACTAATAGCAAATGTACAAGAAACACAAGACATTCAAAAAGAATATCACAGAAGAACGGTGAAGTAGAGCATAGCAGTGAGAAGAGTATGAATATGGATCTGTTACATATGATTGACACGATGTCGTTTCAACCTGCTTCAAATACAG ataTCATGGATTCATCAAAAGATTTCATTTTGGTTCCAAGCACACatgaatcaaaacaaagtgACGAGTCTATGTCAAGCCATGAGTTATCAAAGTCAACAAAGAAGGCTGAGATGGGAGAACAAGACTCCAGatgtgaaaatatttcatttagtGTAGAACAACTAAACGAAACGACAAGGTGTTTGACCACTATTGCTGAGGCTGACTCGTCTTCCATATGTAGGATAAGCTGTGACGCAAAAATAGCGCCAAACAATTCAACTTTGTTGTGCGATGTTGCCAACACGGACACTCAGGCCAACGAAGCGGCAGTGTCCAGCACAAAGTTTGAATCTTCACCTCAAAATACCGTGGACACAATGCAAAGTTTATCAATACTCCCACCCCTTGGATGTTTTGAAGAAGTAGATATTTGTGATGCAAACAAAGATGCTGCTTTTGAGAAGAGTGAGGAAATCTCCGACGAAGGCCTGGAAGGAAACCTTGTCCAGCAGACTTGCTCAGCCCTTGATGGCTTTCGCCCTGAAAGCCAAGATGAAAGCCATCAGAATCATGAAGATATTACCTGCGAGGAAATGAAAGGCAACATGCGGATTGCCACAGAAGTTTGCAGCCTAGACAACCAAGCTAAACCTCGTATGGAATTGTCGACTGAGGCTGCTATTGAAGACCAAGAAGACGATTGCGGAAGAAACGTTGGTGAAATTGATGGAATGAATACAGCGATGGCCGctgaaaaagagagaaaaatggaaacacGCATAAGAGAGGATGGTGATGTTTACCATCATAATAAATCGAGTAGAGATGAGCCAAATGATGTCGCCTATCAAGATGATGGAGAAAGCGATAGTAACCCAGCAGAAGCCTTTGTTTCAGAATGTCAAAAGGAACCAATAGATATTGACTCGAAAGGTTGTAAAATGCAACAATCACTTAGGTGTGAGGTAGCTGATTCAAGTGTACCTAACGACGTTTCTGAGAAGGGTGTCTCCGATCTTGCTGAACAGAGTTTGGACTTCGAGGGTCTCGTTTCTCTATTTGATGATCCGTCTGAGAGACGCATAGACACACAGAGAGACGAAGTTGAAAACGCGAAATCCTGTGAGGATATTTTCGAAAGGGATGGGCAGACCTCTCAAATGAAAGAGTATTGCCAGGCTGAGTTGCAACACATGGAAAACATAGACGCTGGAcgtgcaaatttgaaaaagagaaaacgagAAATTGAGTTGGAAGATGATCCCGGATCCCGGTCCCGATCTGGGCCAGAAGCTGCGGAGAAGGAAACAAGCCCAAGCAAACAATCTGCATATTCTGTTAATGAATTTGACACTTACCATGAGAGCAAGTTGCCAACATCTCAGGTTGGTGCACGGAAGAAGTTGAAAGTATCAAACAGATCATCTTTGGTTAAAACCTCCCCAGTCGTAGAAGGCATAATAAAACAGAACTCGCAAGGGCCCTGTGGGGGTTTCATCGCTTCCGATAAGGGAGAGGCCGATGTGGGTTTCAATGGTGACGAGCTCGAAGTTAACGGCTTTTCCTTTTCGCAGAAGGAATTTCCAAACGAAATAGTTCCAAACAGTGCCTCCACCTCAAACACGCCGAACTCTGTGCTTATCAACCCGATGATTGTTTACGCGGACCACACTTTGTACGACTTACAAACAAGTGTGATAACGAGAAAAGAGTACTGCAGCTCACTGGAGAGGAGGAATAGTGGGCACGAAGGACGGACCAAAACGGCTAACCACACGAGCGAAACAAGAGGGGATGTTCAGGGGCAATCACAGGAGCAGACCTTAAACGATCTTGAGCCTTGGATTAATTTCACCGCATCTACAAACAGCAATCCAGATCGGCGAGAATCTATGCCTGCGGAAATTTCACAAAGAGACGTTCCCCGATGTTTGATTGCTGAAGGACAAGAGGGcgaagaaaataaagacgaGCAATCTGGCGGGTCGAAGGATGCGTCAAGCGATGCAAGTGAGAGTATTTTAGTGACCAGGAAGAGAAAATATGAAACCAATGAAGGTGTCAAGATGGAATATCACCATCGCATCGATGATACTCAAGCATTGACACATGACGTGCGTTTCAGCCGAGAACAAAATGCGACGACGCATTCTCCTGATGTTGACATCTGTCATCTTAGTAAGAGCTGTCCCGGTAACGTTGTAGAATCGGTCGGGAAGACATCTTGTGAGCTGTTAGCTGCCTTGAGCACAGTGTCCACTCCAACACAGAATTCTCTGGATTCACTGGGAGAAGATACCGTGACGCCTTGtctgtttggaaacaacagCTGCGAGGCTTCTCAGGAAACAAAGTCAAACAGGGATCAAAATAGGGAAATGTCTGAATTGAACTCCATTCCGGAGAACCAAGATAACAAGTCCAATATTTCGAGAGATGTTGTCCcttttgaaaatgatacaGATGAGGAAAGTTCTTATGCTGATAAAGCTTCTAGTAAAACTGGTTTGGAGGGGATGAAGGCGAGAGAAAAATGTCGGCCAACCGAGGTACGCAGCCCATGTTTTAGAGTAAATACGCTATCAAATGACAATCCAGACGATGAAGGAACACAGAGTTTTGGTACCTTTCAGAGCATATCTATTCTTCAAGATGTTGGCGTGCTTTCTCAAGAACAACAAGAATACACCGGAACTTGCAACGACGCTCTTGTTCATCAGACAAGCCACGTGCAGAACGGAAACAATGCAGCGAGTTCTTGGGCGGAACCTCTCCCGAAGGGAGGGAGCTCGCTACATCCATTACCTCAAGAGGTAGATAGGAGTGGATCACATGACGGTGAAAAAGGTCGAGGAAAGGGGAGGGCAAGTTTCTCACAACTTACAGACAGTGAGGTAATACCTCCCACCCCACCAGTTAGAGCAACTACGAGACTGAATTTTGCTGGTGACGCTCCGTCCATCATCAAAGAGTCGCGCTCAGTGAAAGATGCTACTAAAGGGAAAGCTGAGAAACAGCACGAATATCCAATAACGTCAAAGCAAATGAAGCACATCCAGAATCGCGATTGTTGTAAGTCACCAACTTCTATAGATCAAGGTAACCGTGTCAGTACGACGAAAGAAACCACAAGGGTTTTGTTGTTGACTGACGATTTCTCTTCAGCAAACGAAGTTGCTGCTGATGTTAGCAGCGACACTACAGACCGGGTTTCCAAGTATGATAACGACACCTTTCCTGTGCCTAAGCAACGACAAGACAGGGTTGCAGCAACCATCAGACATGATTGCAAATCGTCAAAAGATACAGAAAGGCATCTTGAGTCGCCAAGCCGGAGAGGAGCGGTTGAAGAGATTTTAGGTAGTAAGGCTGGGAATTCTTCACAGAACGGAATTAACAGGGAGAAAGCACGAAATGAAAACCACGACGGCGTTCGTTCCAACAAGCGTACAGAGaaagattttcaaagaaaacgtTCGCCTGAAGAAAGCAATCCCAATTACTATCCATGCAGTGCCTTACTGCAAAAGACAATTGACGATGAAGATACGTTTGATTATTCAGGAACTCAGAGTAAAGTTAAACATAAGAGCAATTTCCAGGGAGGTCGATCTTGCATTCCTGCGATTCATGATGACACGAAAGACTTACACTACTTGACAGAGGACAAACATAATCGCTTTGAAGATTTGAGCAAGGCCGAGCACGACTATCAAGATTTGGACGATGAGTTTGTCAAAAGGGCTGATTCTTCAAAGGAAAGCAAAGGGGGCCGTGTTGTCGTTGATGACGAGGATTGCCTGAGCATTGATGAAAGAGATGTTACTTTCAACAAAGACGTCACGGGGAAATTGTTGCATGAAGACGATGGAGAGGAATCGTCAGACGATGAGGCCCTTCTCAAACCAGCGTTCCTTTCTAAAGAATCTAAATCTGCAACAAACGATGGCGACTGTCAGGAGGACGTGGAAGATATTGACGAAGATGAAGAAGCGATTCTTTCACAGGAGCTTCTACTATCTGAAAATGATGACGGCGTAATCTCTT cATCATTTAAAGCGCTCGACAGTACGTGTGCTTCGTCTGCTACATTCCTGTCAGAAGCTGCTGCGTCCACTCAG AAAATGGAAGTATTACGACAGGACGTTGAGGCAATGGAGAGAGAAATGGAAGAGCTGAGGGCTTACCTTGCTAATGCTGACGAAAGTAGAGAGGCTGGAACGGATCCTGGGATTGAAGGAGTTGTTTCTGGCGATGAAGTTGACA GTCAATGTGATGCGCCTGATATGCAGCCTTCACTCACCCCACCTCCCCCATTGACACCCAAGAGCATTCCACCCATGCGTCAACTTGCCACCCCCCTTAAAGAAGCTTCGCGATACCTTGATCATGAGGGGCAGTCATCCGATGAAGAAAACGAATGTTCGGTTGACACAGTCAATAATCCAGTTACCGGAAGTCAGTCTCTAACTTGTTCCAGTTTAGATAAACCGGAGTTGATAGTTGAGAAAAGGCGCGGTTCACCCGTAAAGCCAGCCAGGAAGCGACCGTTCTCCCCAGGTTTTGAAACAGACGGAGAAAGCGTCCAAGCGATGGAGAGACGGTTGGTGGAAACGCCGTCTCCACCTTCTAGCAAAGGAGCCGTCGAAATTTTGAATGACGGGGACAAATTAATTGCGCTTGAAGACAGAGATTCCGACTCGAGATCGGGCTCGCTTCTGCTTGTAAAGAAGCGAAAACTCTCTGGTGACTTCATTCCAAAAAAATCTCCAGTTGTGAGTTTACTGTTTCGAAAATCTCGGAAAAATCTCAGAGAACCCTCCGTAATTTCGAAACCAGAGAAGCAGCCTGGAGGTTCCTCGCCAGTCGTCAAAAGATCGTCTTCGTTCCTCTATTCTCGAAAGCGTGGCTCATGTATCTCGCCAATATCGGGAGCACAGCTTACTCCCAGGACACAGTCAGCCAACGATGCACTGCTTGACACAGTGTCACGCAATCGGGGAAATTCACAAAAGGAGGAAATTTTGGAGACTGGGGAGAATATCTCGTTCAGCGACGAGTCACGCAAGAGTGGGCCGAGCAAAGATGTTTTATCAGAGAGTTTCTCAGATGAACATCGTCCATCTCCAGATTTGGTTCTCACGGTAGTGAAGGATATAACCAATTCAAAAGTTGCTACTGACGAAAGAGAGCGCAGGAATTCAAGTGGATGTGAGAGGACAAGGCAATTGTCTTTTGTTGCTACTCGTCTCAACAGACAACAGCTG GCTGATGCTCGGGCGCTTGCTGAGGCGTTTGGAGGCAAACTTGCGAGCGAGTTCAACAGCAAAACAAGTCACGTGATTATGGCCACAG ATGAGAATATGCAGGTGACACGTCACAGTTATACCATGAAGTATCTACTTGGGCTGTCTCTCGGGAAATGGATTGTCAGCCATCACT GGATTGTTGCTTGTAAACAAGCCAAGACGTTAGTTTCTGAG GCGAATTACGAAGTAAAAGGCGATTCAGGGCTTGGGCAGAATTCAGTCCCTCGCAAAGCCAGAAAAGCTAGAGCTAAGAAG GGAACACTCCTCTTTCACGAATTCGATGTACTCTGTTTTGGTGGATTTGGTGCAGCGGTTAGAAGAG GCCAACTCTGCCAGCTGTTGAAATTCTGTGGGGCTCGTGTGTTCGTCGACGCTGAGAGTCTGATAACAGCTGATGTG GGTCGTCGAAAGGTGGTGGTAATCGATAAAGAAACGCGCGAAAACGTGGAAGAAATTAAAG TTCTGAGCCGACAGTTAAAAACGAAAGCTGTTTCGTTGGAATGGGCAACAGACAGCATTGCAAATTACAA GGTTCAGGATTTCAGGGACTATATTGTCAAATTATGA
- the LOC141880475 gene encoding uncharacterized protein LOC141880475: MELREKRILDKTLKDFMMDVVPVDLLPYLPCLTRFDKEEVEASQRNHGPTRACCVLVDRLKKRQRGFQQFLQALSQSGSHHVVWLLDPNYYTSHEGGGDVAGDQLRGGLVPSSEGPSGMAVIRRGYHQARIPTTAEITGADQLVSTMPFRVYSRLALRLAGDIIDIASRLFNLCLEDAMALREITEHTRSLRHGVDIVFEMMIQRDVTLGQLVQVLKEMRRFDAIGLLTEAGYPDDDALDEGSDREAVTSDNE, translated from the exons ATGGAGCTCAGGGAAAAGCGCATCCTTGACAAAACGTTAAAAGATTTTATGATGGACGTTGTTCCTGTGGATTTACTTCCTTATCTGCCGTGTTTAACTCGTTTCGACAAGGAGGAAGTCGAAGCGTCGCAGAGAAATCATGGACCGACTAGAGCGTGCTGCGTCCTTGTCGATCgattgaaaaaaagacaacgtGGTTTTCAGCAGTTTCTTCAGGCGTTAAGTCAAAGCGGTAGCCATCACGTCGTCTGGTTGTTGGACCCGAACTACTATACTTCACATGAAG GAGGTGGGGATGTAGCTGGAGATCAACTTCGCGGTGGACTAGTCCCCTCTAGCGAAGGACCTTCAGGAATGGCTGTCATAAGAAGAG GCTATCACCAGGCCAGGATTCCAACAACAGCAGAAATAACTGGTGCAG ATCAGTTAGTCTCCACAATGCCGTTTCGTGTTTATTCAAGACTGGCCCTTCGGCTGGCAGGAGATATAATCGACATTGCAAGCAGACTGTTCAATTTATGCCTAGAAGACGCAATGGCGTTACGAGAAATCACAGAGCACACTCGCAGTCTTCGACATGGCGTGGATATTGTGTTTGAAATGATGATCCAGCGTGATGTGACATTGGGGCAGTTGGTTCAGGTGTTAAAAGAGATGAGAAGATTTGACGCCATAGGCCTGCTCACTGAAGCTGGCTATCCTGATGATGATGCATTAG ATGAAGGAAGTGATCGAGAAGCGGTTACCAGTGATaacgaatga